Proteins encoded in a region of the Bacilli bacterium genome:
- a CDS encoding YggS family pyridoxal phosphate-dependent enzyme yields the protein MELQKRLQTVENRIRSACEKAGRSRDEIKIIAVTKYVGVAETRQILAAGITNIGENRWQVAKPKWEELAPLADWHFIGQLQTNKVKDVVGKFAYIHSLDRISLADEIRKKAVALGITVSCFIQVNVSGEKTKSGLAPDELSAFAKQVGAYEGIRIVGLMTMAPHVADPEDARPVFRGLRRLRDDLNRSGVLPYEANELSMGMSNDYAIAVEEGATWLRLGSVLVRG from the coding sequence TTGGAATTGCAGAAGAGATTGCAAACGGTAGAAAACCGCATCCGGTCTGCCTGTGAAAAAGCGGGCAGATCACGCGATGAAATCAAAATCATTGCCGTAACCAAATATGTAGGCGTCGCCGAGACGCGGCAAATTTTGGCGGCGGGTATTACCAACATCGGAGAAAACCGTTGGCAGGTGGCCAAACCGAAGTGGGAAGAACTAGCTCCCCTCGCCGACTGGCATTTTATTGGCCAATTGCAGACGAATAAAGTGAAAGACGTTGTTGGCAAATTTGCTTATATTCATTCGCTTGACCGTATTTCCCTGGCGGATGAAATCCGCAAAAAAGCTGTAGCCCTGGGGATAACCGTTTCCTGTTTTATTCAGGTAAACGTTTCCGGCGAAAAAACGAAATCGGGTCTTGCGCCTGACGAATTAAGCGCCTTCGCCAAACAGGTCGGCGCCTATGAAGGGATTCGGATTGTTGGGCTAATGACGATGGCTCCGCATGTTGCCGACCCGGAAGACGCCCGCCCCGTATTTCGCGGTTTGCGCCGATTAAGGGACGATTTGAACAGGAGCGGAGTTCTGCCATATGAGGCAAACGAATTATCCATGGGCATGTCGAACGATTATGCGATCGCGGTTGAAGAAGGCGCAACATGGCTGCGTCTGGGATCTGTTTTGGTGCGCGGCTGA
- a CDS encoding cell division protein SepF, translated as MGVVNRFMNFLGLQEEEEIIERYEEPEEEFATARNMPRKNKGNVIGLPTQKPTKVVLSEPRSYDETQQIADHLRARRAVVVNLQRVRPDIAVRIVDFLSGTIYALNGSIAKVGTNIFLCAPESVEVQGAISVNQDGEYEDMR; from the coding sequence GTGGGTGTTGTGAACCGGTTCATGAACTTTTTGGGGTTGCAAGAGGAAGAAGAAATTATTGAGCGTTATGAGGAGCCGGAAGAAGAATTTGCAACGGCAAGAAACATGCCGCGTAAAAATAAGGGGAACGTAATCGGATTGCCCACGCAAAAGCCGACTAAAGTGGTGCTGAGCGAGCCCCGGTCTTACGACGAGACGCAGCAAATCGCCGATCACCTGCGCGCGCGCCGCGCCGTGGTAGTCAATTTGCAGCGCGTCCGCCCGGATATCGCTGTGCGGATCGTTGATTTTTTGAGCGGGACGATTTATGCGCTAAACGGCAGTATTGCGAAGGTCGGAACGAATATTTTTCTGTGTGCGCCGGAATCCGTGGAAGTTCAGGGCGCCATTTCGGTCAACCAGGATGGCGAATACGAAGATATGAGGTGA
- a CDS encoding YggT family protein, with product MSFYEIQGYISTIEQIYFFMIIAYVLLSWVPNARESFVGEILAKLCEPYLSPFRKLIPPIGGMIDISPIIALFALRFVAYGLVQVIAFLFYR from the coding sequence TTGTCATTTTACGAAATTCAAGGATACATCTCCACAATCGAGCAAATTTATTTCTTTATGATTATTGCTTATGTTTTGCTGTCATGGGTGCCGAACGCCCGGGAAAGTTTTGTCGGGGAAATTTTGGCCAAATTATGTGAACCGTATTTATCACCATTCCGCAAACTGATTCCGCCGATTGGGGGGATGATCGACATTTCGCCGATCATAGCGCTGTTTGCCCTGAGATTTGTCGCGTACGGTCTCGTGCAGGTCATTGCCTTTCTTTTTTACAGGTAA
- a CDS encoding YlmH/Sll1252 family protein, producing MSKDIYSHFHPTERAFVEQAIDWIDRAVRSRRHKLTDFLDPRQTWILTTLANREPDALIRFSGGYPEAERKRAIIAFADTPPEHLEFSVTRLSIVPKGGKFLSLNHGDYLGSLLSLGIKRDKVGDLLVTETDCQCLLATEIADFIRMNLRQVGRTSVTVDELPLAGLPNVQPAFSEMRFTVASLRLDAIIGDVCRLSRAKAQIPIKAGRCRVNWKTEEDSSRLLQEGDVISLTGFGRFKVLEIAGNSKKGRIFVKVGKYL from the coding sequence ATGTCCAAAGACATTTATTCGCATTTTCACCCCACTGAGCGCGCTTTTGTCGAACAGGCGATCGATTGGATCGACCGCGCCGTCCGCAGCCGCCGCCATAAACTGACCGATTTTCTCGATCCGCGGCAGACATGGATTTTAACAACGCTTGCCAACCGTGAACCCGATGCGTTGATCCGCTTTAGCGGCGGATATCCGGAAGCGGAACGCAAGCGGGCGATCATCGCTTTCGCCGACACGCCGCCGGAACATTTGGAATTTAGCGTCACACGATTGTCCATCGTTCCCAAAGGCGGCAAGTTTTTGTCGCTAAATCATGGCGATTATTTGGGCAGTCTGCTTTCCTTGGGCATCAAACGGGACAAAGTGGGCGATCTTTTGGTGACCGAAACGGATTGCCAATGTCTGTTGGCTACCGAAATTGCCGACTTTATCCGGATGAATTTGCGGCAGGTAGGGCGAACATCGGTAACAGTGGACGAGTTGCCGCTTGCCGGACTGCCAAACGTGCAACCGGCGTTTTCCGAAATGCGGTTTACGGTTGCTTCCTTGCGGTTGGACGCGATCATCGGCGACGTGTGCCGCCTAAGCAGAGCGAAGGCGCAAATCCCGATCAAAGCCGGAAGATGCCGCGTCAATTGGAAAACCGAGGAAGATTCGTCGCGTTTGCTTCAGGAAGGCGATGTTATTTCCCTGACGGGCTTCGGGCGGTTCAAGGTGCTCGAGATTGCCGGGAATTCCAAAAAGGGCAGAATTTTCGTCAAAGTTGGGAAATACCTCTAA
- a CDS encoding DivIVA domain-containing protein, producing the protein MPLTPLDIHNKEFGRRMRGYDEDEVNEFLDQVIKDYEVIIRENKELQNQVTNLQEKIDHFHTMEETLSKTILVAQETADEVKNNAKKEAQLIIREAEKNADRIINEALAKSRKVALELEELKKQAAIYKARFRALLEAQLEMLREENWESLERAANVE; encoded by the coding sequence ATGCCGCTTACGCCATTGGACATACATAACAAAGAATTCGGCCGGAGAATGCGGGGCTATGATGAAGATGAAGTGAACGAATTCCTTGACCAGGTAATCAAAGACTACGAAGTGATCATCCGCGAAAATAAGGAATTGCAAAACCAGGTAACGAACTTGCAGGAAAAAATCGACCATTTCCATACGATGGAGGAAACGTTAAGCAAAACGATTCTTGTTGCGCAGGAAACCGCTGACGAAGTCAAAAACAACGCGAAAAAAGAAGCGCAATTGATTATCCGCGAAGCGGAAAAAAATGCCGACCGCATCATCAACGAGGCGCTGGCGAAATCGCGCAAAGTCGCCCTGGAATTGGAAGAGCTGAAAAAACAGGCCGCCATCTACAAAGCCCGTTTCCGCGCGCTGCTGGAAGCGCAACTGGAAATGCTGCGCGAAGAGAACTGGGAATCGCTTGAACGCGCGGCAAATGTTGAGTGA